GCTCTGCCGCGCGACATGGCCCGGCAGATCGCGTACGCGCCGCCGGAGAGCCTGCTGCCCGAGCGCCTCCGCGACGGCTACGAGCGGGACCGCCGCCCGGTCACCCTGGACACCCTCGTCCTTGAGAACACCAGGCTGCGGGTGACCGTGCTGCCCGGCCTCGGCGGCCGGGTCCACTCCCTGTTGCACAAGCCGACCGGGCGTGAACTCCTGTACCGCAACCCGGTGTTGCAGCCCGCCGGATTCGCGGTCAACGGCGCGTGGTTCTCCGGCGGGATCGAGTGGAACGTCGGCCTGGGCGGGCACGGCGCGCTGGCGTGCGCGCCGGTGCACGCGGCGCTCGCCCCGGCGCCGGACGGCGGCGTACTGCTGCGCCTGTGGGAATGGGAACGCGTCAGCGACCTGCCCTTCCAGGTCGACCTCTGGCTGCCCGCGGACTCCGACTTCCTGTACGCCGGCGTGCGGATCCGCAACCCGCACGAGCACCCGGCCCCCGCGTACTGGTGGACCAACATCGCCGTCCCCGAGGACCGCCGCGTCCTCGCCCCGGCCGATGCGGCCTGGCACTTCGGCTACGAACGCACCTTGCGCCGGATCCCGGTCCCGCACTCCGGCGGCATCGACCACACGTACCCCCTGAACAGCGAGTACCCGGCCGACTTCTTCTACGAGGTGACCAAGGCCCGGCGCCGCTGGATCGCCGCCCTCGACGAGCGGGGCGAGGGTCTCGTGCAGACCTCGACCGGTGTACTGCGTGGGCGCAAGGCCTTCGTCTGGGGTACGGGGAGCGGCGGGCGGCGCTGGCAGGAGTGGCTGACCGAACCGGGCACCGGCGGCTACGCCGAGATCCAGGCGGGCCTCGCCCGCACCCAGCTCGAACGGGTCCGGCTGGAGGCCGAGTCGGAGCTGAGCTGGCTGGAGGCCTACGGTCCGCTGTCCGCCGATCCCGCCGCGGTCCACGGCGACGACTGGCCCGCGGCCCGCGCCGAGGCCGAGGACCGGCTGGAGTCGGCCCTGCCGGACGAGGTGCTCACCGCCGCGTACGAGTCCTGGCTGCCGTACGCGGACCTGGAACCCGACGAGGTGCTCGCCACCGGATCGGGCTGGGGCGCGCTCGAAGTGCTGCGCACCGCTTGGAAGTTGCCGGGTACGCCGTTCGCGGAGGGCACGCTCGGACCCGAGCAGGAACCGTGGCTGACGCTGCTGCGCTCGGGTGCCTTCCCGCTGCGCCAGGGGGTGGACGTGCCCGGCCCGACCCTGGTCGCACCGCACTGGCGCGACCTCCTGGAGACCGCGCCCGCGAAGCCGCTCGCCGAGTACCACCTCGGCGTCGCCCAGTGGCACGCCGGGGATCGCGCCCAGGCGGTACGGAGTTGGGAACGCTCGCTCGCCGCCGCCCCCGCGTTCTGGCCGTCGCTGAGGTGTCTCGCGGTGGCCGACCGGGAGAGCGGACACCATGAACGCGCCGCCGACCGCTGGGCGGAGGCCTTCGAGGCCGTGCGGCAGGAACGCGGCGCGGAGGATGCGGCGGGCGCGGAGGGTGTGACCGGGGCGCACGGAGGGGCGGGCGACCTGGCCGTGGTGGGCGCCGCGCTCGGCCACGAGACGATCGAGGCACTGCTCGCGGTGGGACGCACCGGGACGGCCCGAGCGGTCTGGCAACGGCTCGATCCGGCGACCCGCGCACGTGGCCGGTTCCGTCTGCTCGACGCCCGGCTGCTGCTCGCCGAGGGCGAACGCGAGGCCGCCCGTGCGGTGTTCGACGAGGGCTTCGAGGTCGCCGATCTGCGCGAGGGCGCCGAGGCCGTGGGCGAGCTCTGGTCACGGATCACGGACGGCGAACCGGTGCCGTGGCGCTACGACTTCAGGATGCGGCCGCCGACGGGTGGAGATCGCTGACGGGCGGCCGCCGTTGACGGCGGGAGGGCGCCGACGGCGGGGCCGCTGAAGGTGACAGGTGGCTGGCTGACCGGGAGGCGAGAGGTGGCTGACCGGCCGGGCGCGTGTCGCGCCGGAGCCGGGTGGACCCCTTCGCCGGAGGCGGACAGGCCCCGCTCCCGACAGGCGCGCCCGCCCGCTACAGAACGGCCCGGCGGTCCGCGTACTCGAAGACGGCGCCATCGGGGTGCAGGGCGATCAGATTGCGTCCGACCGGGGTCGGCAGCGGTCCGGCGATCACGCGGGCGCCCGAGGCGTGCAGGACCTGCTCGGCCTCCTCCACGTCCTCGACCGCGATGGTGGCCGTGACCTTGCGGAGCACTTCGAGTTCCTGCTCGGGACCGCTCATCAGCAGGAAGCAGCCGATCGCCGCGACGGACACACCGCCGCGCTCGAACCGCATCGCCTCGGTGCCCGCGAGCCGCTCGTAGAACTCGACCGAGGCCTCCAGGTCCTCGACGCAGATACGCAGGGTCGCTCCCAGGATGTTCATACGGGGGAGCCTAGTTGGCCCGGTCGGGGGAGGAGATCGTTTCGGCCGTATCGACTCGACGGCCTCGGTGAGGGGAGCGGCTGGGCGCCCCGCACCGTGCGGGTGGGCACCGTGCGGGGGAGCGGGGCGGCGGCTACGTACCGCCGGAGGGAGCCGCCACCTCGGACAGGACCCGCACGCGGGCGGCGGCCGGTGCCCCGGGGGTGGTTCGCGCGCTCAGGCCACGCACAGCACCTCGCCGTGCAGTACCGCGAACCACGCGTCCTCCGCCGCGCTCCACTCGTGCCAGGCGGCCGCCGCGTCCCGAAGGTCCCGCGGTTCGGCGTGCCCGCCCGCCACGGCGCGGTCGGCGTACGTGGAGGCCACGGTGCGCTCCGCCCACAGTCCGCCCCACCACTCGCGCTCCTCCTCGGAGGCGAAGCACCAGGTGCTCGCGGTGGCCGTGATCCGGGTGAAACCGGCTTGCCGCGCCCAGGACTTGAGCTTGCGGCCCGCGTCGGGCTCGCCGCCGTTGGCACGGGCGACCCGGCGGTACAGATCCAGCCACCTGTCCAGCCCGGCCGACTCGGGGAACCACGTCATCGCCGCGTAGTCGGCGTCCCGCGCCGCGACCAGGCCGCCCGGTCGGCACACCCGTCGCATCTCGGTCAGCGCGGCGACCGGATCGGACACGTGTTGCAGCACCTGGTGGGCGTGGACCACGTCGAACGCGCCGTCGGGGTAGGGGAGTTGGAGCACGTCTCCCTGCGCGAAGTCCACATTGCCGAGGCCGCGTGCCCGGACCGTTTCGCGGGCCCGGTCCAGGATGCCGGGCTCCCGGTCGAGGC
This is a stretch of genomic DNA from Streptomyces sp. NA04227. It encodes these proteins:
- a CDS encoding DUF5107 domain-containing protein; this translates as MPSTATTVRRDRLTLPAAELGPDNPLPPLCPVDAPQRLDSRSLAALPRDMARQIAYAPPESLLPERLRDGYERDRRPVTLDTLVLENTRLRVTVLPGLGGRVHSLLHKPTGRELLYRNPVLQPAGFAVNGAWFSGGIEWNVGLGGHGALACAPVHAALAPAPDGGVLLRLWEWERVSDLPFQVDLWLPADSDFLYAGVRIRNPHEHPAPAYWWTNIAVPEDRRVLAPADAAWHFGYERTLRRIPVPHSGGIDHTYPLNSEYPADFFYEVTKARRRWIAALDERGEGLVQTSTGVLRGRKAFVWGTGSGGRRWQEWLTEPGTGGYAEIQAGLARTQLERVRLEAESELSWLEAYGPLSADPAAVHGDDWPAARAEAEDRLESALPDEVLTAAYESWLPYADLEPDEVLATGSGWGALEVLRTAWKLPGTPFAEGTLGPEQEPWLTLLRSGAFPLRQGVDVPGPTLVAPHWRDLLETAPAKPLAEYHLGVAQWHAGDRAQAVRSWERSLAAAPAFWPSLRCLAVADRESGHHERAADRWAEAFEAVRQERGAEDAAGAEGVTGAHGGAGDLAVVGAALGHETIEALLAVGRTGTARAVWQRLDPATRARGRFRLLDARLLLAEGEREAARAVFDEGFEVADLREGAEAVGELWSRITDGEPVPWRYDFRMRPPTGGDR
- a CDS encoding VOC family protein; this encodes MNILGATLRICVEDLEASVEFYERLAGTEAMRFERGGVSVAAIGCFLLMSGPEQELEVLRKVTATIAVEDVEEAEQVLHASGARVIAGPLPTPVGRNLIALHPDGAVFEYADRRAVL
- a CDS encoding class I SAM-dependent methyltransferase, encoding MPQDQAVYTHGHHASVLRSHTWRTAANSAAYLIGSLRPDMSVLDVGCGPGTITADLAELVPQGTVTGLDREPGILDRARETVRARGLGNVDFAQGDVLQLPYPDGAFDVVHAHQVLQHVSDPVAALTEMRRVCRPGGLVAARDADYAAMTWFPESAGLDRWLDLYRRVARANGGEPDAGRKLKSWARQAGFTRITATASTWCFASEEEREWWGGLWAERTVASTYADRAVAGGHAEPRDLRDAAAAWHEWSAAEDAWFAVLHGEVLCVA